Proteins from a single region of Natronincola ferrireducens:
- the rbsK gene encoding ribokinase, which yields MNNIVVIGSLNMDMVVKVDQIPKVGETVLGGAFKTIPGGKGANQAVAAARLNGNVSMIGRVGRDVFGEELLKNLQQENINTQGVTQDDEETTGIAMINVDKKGNNNIVVAPGANYKCIPQDIDAFENIVATAKVMVLQMEIPMETIEYGIKLAKKYNIKVILNPAPAVAIKKDILEDIYLLTPNETELEVLTGLKVSNEEETKTAAMELIKMGVKRVIVTLGDKGVMLVEKDEEQVIKGYKVKAVDTTAAGDSFTGALAVSLAEGKDLKEAILFANAVAALSVTREGAQTSLPNLEEVKTFIKERK from the coding sequence ATGAATAATATCGTAGTAATAGGTAGTTTGAATATGGACATGGTAGTTAAGGTTGACCAAATTCCTAAGGTTGGAGAAACTGTGTTGGGGGGAGCCTTTAAAACAATACCTGGTGGGAAAGGTGCCAATCAAGCAGTGGCTGCTGCCAGATTAAATGGCAATGTTTCTATGATAGGTAGAGTTGGTAGGGATGTATTTGGAGAGGAACTGCTAAAAAACCTGCAACAAGAAAACATTAACACCCAAGGTGTTACCCAAGATGATGAGGAAACTACGGGTATCGCTATGATTAATGTTGATAAAAAAGGCAATAATAATATCGTTGTAGCACCTGGGGCCAACTATAAGTGTATTCCACAAGACATAGATGCCTTTGAAAATATTGTTGCAACTGCTAAGGTAATGGTTTTACAGATGGAAATACCTATGGAGACCATTGAATATGGGATAAAGCTGGCTAAGAAATATAATATTAAGGTTATATTAAATCCAGCTCCAGCAGTAGCGATTAAAAAGGATATTTTAGAGGATATATATTTGCTCACTCCCAATGAAACTGAGCTAGAGGTACTTACAGGATTAAAGGTAAGTAATGAAGAGGAAACAAAAACAGCTGCCATGGAATTAATAAAGATGGGGGTTAAAAGAGTTATTGTTACCCTAGGAGATAAAGGGGTAATGCTGGTTGAAAAAGATGAAGAACAAGTAATAAAGGGTTATAAAGTAAAAGCGGTGGATACCACTGCTGCAGGAGACTCCTTTACAGGAGCTTTAGCCGTATCTTTGGCTGAAGGTAAGGATTTAAAAGAGGCCATTCTCTTTGCAAATGCTGTGGCCGCCCTATCTGTTACAAGAGAGGGGGCCCAGACTTCTTTGCCAAACTTAGAGGAAGTAAAGACTTTTATAAAGGAGAGAAAATAA
- the rbsD gene encoding D-ribose pyranase: MKKTQLIHSEISAVIAEMGHTDMLVIADGGLPIPKGVKKIDIALTAGIPSFLDTLYTILSELKVEEIVIAKEMLEISPHLYEKIKALVNEEVKISKVSHEAFKGLTIDAKTIIRTGEFTPYANIILKSGVVF; this comes from the coding sequence ATGAAAAAAACACAGCTTATTCATTCAGAGATTTCAGCGGTTATTGCTGAAATGGGACATACAGATATGTTGGTAATAGCTGATGGTGGACTTCCTATACCAAAAGGAGTAAAAAAAATTGACATAGCCCTTACAGCAGGGATACCCAGTTTTTTAGACACCCTCTATACTATATTATCAGAACTAAAAGTTGAAGAAATTGTAATAGCTAAAGAAATGCTGGAAATAAGTCCCCATTTATATGAAAAAATAAAAGCATTAGTTAATGAAGAAGTAAAGATATCAAAAGTAAGCCATGAAGCTTTTAAAGGCCTAACAATTGATGCAAAGACTATAATAAGAACCGGGGAATTCACTCCCTATGCCAATATTATATTAAAATCTGGTGTAGTCTTTTAA